AGCCAGAACCAGGGTCTGACCTGGGTCAGCTTCGACAAGAGCACCGGTACGGCGGGGACCGCCACGCAGACCGTCTACGTCGGCGTGGCCGACAAGCAGAACCCGGTGTACCGCAGCACCAACGGCGGTTCCACCTGGGAGCGGATCCCCGGCCAGCCCACCGGCTACCTGGCCCACAAGGGCGTGGTGGACCACGTCGGCGGGCACCTCTACATCGCCACCAGCGACACCGGCGGCCCGTACGACGGCGCGAAGGGCGACGTCTGGAAGTTCACCCGGTCCACCGGCGCGTGGACCCGGATCAGCCCGGTCCCGTCGGACAGCTCCGACGCGTACTTCGGCTACAGCGGGCTCACCATCGACCGGCAGAAGCCGAACACCCTGATCGTGGCCACCCAGATCTCCTGGTGGCCGGACGCGATCTTCTGGCGCAGCACCGACGGGGGCGCGACCTGGAGCCGGATCTGGGAGTTCACCAGCTACCCGGACCGCGCCAAGAAGTACACCATGGACATCAGCTCGGTGCCCTGGCTGGACTTCGGCACCAACCCGTCCCCGCCGGAGGAGACCCCCAAGCTGGGCTGGATGAACGAGTCGGTGGAGATCGACCCGCACGACTCGAACCGGTTCCTGTACGGCACCGGCGCGACCATCTACGGCAGCACCGACCTGACCAAGTGGGACACCGGTGGGACGTTCACCATCAAGCCGATGGTCAAGGGACTGGAGGAGACCGCCGTCCTGGACCTGATCAGCCCGCCGACCGGCGCGCCCCTGGTCAGCGGCCTGGGCGACCTCGGCGGCTTCCGGCACACCGACCTGGACGCCGTGCCGGCGAAGATCTTCACCCAGCCGGTCTTCACCAGCACCACCAGCCTCGACTACGCCGAGAGCAACCCGGCGGTGATGGTCCGGGCCGGCAACTTCACCGACGCCGACCGGCCCAACGACAGCCACGTCGCGTTCTCCACCGACGGCGGCGCGAACTGGTTCCAGGGCACCGAGCCGAGTGGGATCGACAACGGCGGCACGGTCGCCGCGGCGGCCGACGGCAGCCGGTTCGTCTGGGCCCCGGGCGACGCCGGCCGGCAGGTCGTCCACTCGGTCGGCTTCGGCAACTCGTGGGCCGCCTCGACCGGCATCCCGGCGAACGCGGTCGTCGAGTCCGACCGGGTCAACCCGAGCAAGTTCTACGGCTTCAGCGGCGGCAGGCTCTACGTCAGCGTCAACGGCGGGGCCAGCTTCACCGCCTCCGCCGCGACCGGCCTGCCGACCACCGGCAACGTCCGGTTCAAGGCGCTGCCCGGCAAGGAGGGCGAGCTGTGGCTGGCCGGCGAGGGCGGCCTGTGGCGGTCGACCAACTCCGGGGCCAGCTTCACCAAGCTGGCCGGGGTCAGCGCCGCCGGCAGCATCGGCTTCGGCAAGGCGGCCCCCGGGCAGACCTACCCGGCGTTGTACCTGTTCGGCACGGTGGACGGACAACCCGGCGTGCACCGCTCCGACAACGTCGGCGCGAGCTGGGTCCGGATCAACGACGACCAGCACCAGTACGGTAACGCGGGCGACGCGATCACCGGCGACCCGCGCGTCTACGGGCGGGTGTACCTGGGCACCAACGGCCGGGGCATCCTGGTCGCCGACCGGCTCGGCGGCACCCCGTCCCCGACGGCGACCCCGACCACCCCGACGCCCGGCCCGACCACGCCCACCCCGGGCCCGACGGTGACCCCGACCGGGCCGCCGCCGCCCACCACTCCCGGCCCCATCCTCGGCTGCCGGGCGACGTACTCGGTGATCGGCTCCTGGTCCGGTGGGATGCAGGGCGAGGTGACCGTCCGCAACTACGAGGACGTCCCGATCACCGGCTGGACGGTGACCTGGTCGTACGCGAACGGTGAGAAGATCAATCAGATCTGGGGCGGCAAGCTCACCCAGACCGGGGGCGCCGTGACGGTGCGCAACGCCGACTACAACGGCTTCCTCACCACCGGCCAGAGCACCACCTTCGGGTTCCTGGCCAGCGTGCCCGGCGCCACCGGCATCCCCACCCCCACCTGCTCCTACTCCCGCTGACCCGGCCCCACCCCGCTGCTCCCACCGCCCGCCCCGTCGACCCGCGCCCGGGTCGGCGGGGCGGCGCGACGCCAGGGCGGCTCGAGGCGCGGCCGATAGGATCGGCCGGATCAAGGTGGAGGTGGCGTGAATCAGACCAGGACGGCGTACCTGACCGCGGCGCGTTCGGCGGTGGCCCTGCTCGGTGAGCCGGCGGTGGCGCAGCGGTGGGACGAGCCGAGCGCGCTCGCCGAGTTCCGGGTCGGCGGGCTGGCCGCCCACCTGGCCGTACAGCTCTTCCGGGTGCCCACCATGCTGGACGCCCCGGCCGGGTCGGACGACCCGATCGACCTGATGGCGCACTTCGGCCGGGTGCCGTGGGTCGACGCCGCGCTGGACGACGAGGTGAGCGTCGCCGTCCGCCGGATCGGTGACGAGCTGGCCGCGCCGGGCCCCACCGCGCTGCTGGCCCGGGCCGGGGCGACCCTGGACGAGCTGCCCGGGCGGTTGGCCGACGCGCCGGCCGA
The sequence above is a segment of the Micromonospora sp. WMMD882 genome. Coding sequences within it:
- a CDS encoding maleylpyruvate isomerase N-terminal domain-containing protein, with the protein product MNQTRTAYLTAARSAVALLGEPAVAQRWDEPSALAEFRVGGLAAHLAVQLFRVPTMLDAPAGSDDPIDLMAHFGRVPWVDAALDDEVSVAVRRIGDELAAPGPTALLARAGATLDELPGRLADAPADRTVRVPPGGWSLTLDDFLVTRLVEIAVHVDDLAVSVGLGTPELPSEVIDPVLTLLARLSVRRHGQPAVLRAFSRAERAPADITVF
- a CDS encoding cellulose binding domain-containing protein, which codes for MRRSLAGAAAAVLAAGAAVLAVQFTVAPSGSAAAAAAEPYSWKNVRIDGGGFVPGIVFNPTEKNLIYARTDIGGAYRWEQASQSWTPLLDWVGLDRWGWNGVNSIATDPVQTNRVYAAVGMYTNDWDPNNGAILRSADKGATWQVAELPFKIGGNMPGRGMGERLAVDPNRNSVVYYAAEGGNGLWRSTDSGATWAKVANFPNVGNYVADPFDSTGYQSQNQGLTWVSFDKSTGTAGTATQTVYVGVADKQNPVYRSTNGGSTWERIPGQPTGYLAHKGVVDHVGGHLYIATSDTGGPYDGAKGDVWKFTRSTGAWTRISPVPSDSSDAYFGYSGLTIDRQKPNTLIVATQISWWPDAIFWRSTDGGATWSRIWEFTSYPDRAKKYTMDISSVPWLDFGTNPSPPEETPKLGWMNESVEIDPHDSNRFLYGTGATIYGSTDLTKWDTGGTFTIKPMVKGLEETAVLDLISPPTGAPLVSGLGDLGGFRHTDLDAVPAKIFTQPVFTSTTSLDYAESNPAVMVRAGNFTDADRPNDSHVAFSTDGGANWFQGTEPSGIDNGGTVAAAADGSRFVWAPGDAGRQVVHSVGFGNSWAASTGIPANAVVESDRVNPSKFYGFSGGRLYVSVNGGASFTASAATGLPTTGNVRFKALPGKEGELWLAGEGGLWRSTNSGASFTKLAGVSAAGSIGFGKAAPGQTYPALYLFGTVDGQPGVHRSDNVGASWVRINDDQHQYGNAGDAITGDPRVYGRVYLGTNGRGILVADRLGGTPSPTATPTTPTPGPTTPTPGPTVTPTGPPPPTTPGPILGCRATYSVIGSWSGGMQGEVTVRNYEDVPITGWTVTWSYANGEKINQIWGGKLTQTGGAVTVRNADYNGFLTTGQSTTFGFLASVPGATGIPTPTCSYSR